In the Podospora pseudocomata strain CBS 415.72m chromosome 5, whole genome shotgun sequence genome, one interval contains:
- a CDS encoding hypothetical protein (EggNog:ENOG503P0BV; COG:S) yields the protein MLVLSQNIGDAITGSCAVLIHFLCHPPQRRNFVRSAHCREMDKSHLMPERPGNRVRVSSPDRESHIDAHEDFFSTHLPSRPVTPMGPDRDHQSRHRKPSKIVLCFDGTGNKFHGDDSDSNILKIFRMLDRTARDQFHYYQRRRTKLYPEAGIGTYVVSSSLTRTGTVARIKSWYMKAKDSAIGSSFDHHVVGGYRFLMRFYNPGDEIYIFGFSRGAYIARFLAEMLDYVGLLSHGNEEMVVFAWKAFSNWQSRQGDNTPEGNQKKREMYTFMKGFRETFSRPVRRIRFLGLFDTVNSVPQFEAAWMQRSKFPYTARTSAKVVRHAVSIDERRAKFRQDLVYQSKSGKKQHHHHPVSDGLHNLHEKYRRKSAAAPAHQGKQSQDDRGRRPTLGVPTDPEPYRRRSHSTRSRHTNKTEASARPTENDVKSEVSIEPHPHLEDAESFAESEESDEEESHQDIDEVWFSGGHADIGGGWEETFEDSKVASHVPLVWMVHEAIKAGLMFDEEKVREMGCVEALHDHDESDTEDHGYRPPSAGQEQPLNDEIAPHETSGEPNPPIPNIMIRSSSMSTPKLFQQSSFKDSFSQTNDGGSGAKKSGEKEGDCSGQQKPSSFREMMHKAHTARIHDSLEFDCGLSKTSVLAWKIMEYLPFRRMDLQEDGSWKPIRWPLPCGEVRDIPEDARIHGSVIRRMKAHEKYRPGNLIIGGGGRGVRRAGEEHGIGDWVCVEKDGCPIGEIWMKRSAWEKMHGNCNGNEKNGNAQ from the exons ATGCTGGTGTTGTCCCAGAACATTGGTGATGCGATCACGGGTTCTTGCGCCGTCTTGATTCACTTTCTGTGTCACCCCCCCCAGCGTCGGAATTTTGTGAGGTCAGCCCATTGTAGAGAAATGGATAAGTCGCACCTCATGCCCGAGAGGCCGGGTAACCGTGTCAGAGTCTCCAGTCCAGATCGGGAGTCCCACATTGACGCACACGAAGACTTTTTCTCAACACATCTGCCATCTCGTCCTGTCACTCCAATGGGTCCAGACAGAGACCATCAGTCTCGCCACCGGAAGCCGAGCAAGATTGTATTGTGCTTCGATGGCACAGGCAATAAGTTCCATGgcgacgacagcgacagcaACATTTTGAAGATATTTCGAATGCTCGACAGGACAGCGAGGGATCAAT TTCATTATTATCAAC GGCGTCGTACTAAACTGTATCCTGAAGCCGGAATTGGCACCTATGTTGTCTCAAGCAGCTTGACTCGCACGGGAACGGTGGCGCGTATCAAGTCTTGGTACATGAAAGCCAAAGACAGTGCCATTGGGTCCTCGTTCGATCATCATGTTGTGGGAGGCTATCGGTTCCTGATGAGGTTCTACAACCCTGGAGATGAGATCTacatctttggcttctcgCGTGGGGCGTACATTGCGCGATTCTTGGCCGAGATGTTGGATTATGTCGGGCTGCTGTCGCACGGTaacgaggagatggtggtgtttgcgTGGAAAGCCTTCTCCAACTGGCAGAGCAGGCAGGGAGACAACACTCCAGAAGggaaccagaagaagagggagatgtaCACCTTCATGAAGGGATTTCGTGAGACCTTCTCCCGCCCTGTCCGCCGCATCCGCTTTCTCGGCCTCTTCGACACAGTCAACAGTGTACCTCAGTTTGAGGCAGCCTGGATGCAAAGGAGCAAGTTTCCTTACACGGCGCGCACCTCGGCAAAGGTTGTCCGTCACGCCGTGAGTATTGATGAGCGCCGCGCCAAGTTCCGGCAGGACTTGGTGTACCAGAGCAAGAGCGGCAAgaagcagcaccaccatcacccagtGTCCGATGGTCTCCACAATCTCCACGAGAAGTACAGACGAAAATCCGCTGCCGCTCCCGCCCACCAAGGTAAACAGAGCCAGGACGACAGAGGGCGACGGCCCACGTTGGGCGTGCCCACGGATCCAGAGCCATATCGCAGGCGCTCCCACTCGACACGATCACGGCACACCAACAAGACCGAGGCTTCGGCGCGCCCGACGGAGAACGACGTCAAATCCGAGGTATCAATCGAgccccatcctcatctgGAGGACGCCGAATCATTTGCCGAGAGTGAGGAaagcgacgaggaggaaagcCATCAGGACATCGACGAAGTGTGGTTCTCAGGAGGCCATGCGGAtattggtggtgggtgggaagaaACCTTTGAGGACTCCAAAGTCGCCAGCCACGTTCCCTTGGTCTGGATGGTCCACGAAGCGATCAAGGCAGGCCTGATgtttgacgaggagaaggtcCGCGAGATGGGTTGCGTCGAGGCTCTCCATGACCACGACGAGTCCGACACCGAGGATCATGGATATAGGCCGCCGTCGGCAGGACAGGAACAGCCCCTCAATGACGAGATTGCCCCTCACGAGACCTCGGGCGAGCCCAACCCACCGATTCCAAACATCATGATCCGCAGTTCGAGTATGAGTACACCCAAGTTGTTCCAGCAATCCAGCTTCAAGGACTCATTTTCTCAGACCAACGACGGGGGCAGTGGTGCCAAAAAGTCGggcgagaaggagggtgACTGCAGCGGGCAGCAGAAGCCTTCGTCGTTCCGAGAAATGATGCACAAAGCGCACACGGCTCGAATTCACGACTCCCTCGAGTTTGATTGCGGGCTGAGCAAGACTTCAGTGTTAGCTTGGAAGATTATGGA GTATCTCCCCTTCCGCCGTATGGACCTTCAAGAAGATGGCTCTTGGAAGCCCATTCGCTGGCCCCTCCCCTGCGGGGAAGTTCGTGACATTCCTGAGGATGCCCGTATCCATGGCAGTGTGATCCGCCGCATGAAGGCACACGAGAAATATCGGCCAGGAAATTTGAtcattggtggtggtgggagaggggtgAGGCGTGCTGGAGAGGAGCATGGTATTGGCGATTGGGTCTGTGTTGAGAAGGATGGTTGTCCGATTGGGGAGATttggatgaagaggagcgCTTGGGAGAAGATGCATGGGAATTGCAATGGCAACGAGAAGAATGGCAATGCCCAATGA